In Musa acuminata AAA Group cultivar baxijiao chromosome BXJ2-10, Cavendish_Baxijiao_AAA, whole genome shotgun sequence, a genomic segment contains:
- the LOC135582928 gene encoding QWRF motif-containing protein 2-like isoform X2 yields the protein MVAAIPPATAAASRRDPSNRKNPSPPRHRNDPQNPRRPPLVPSEKDNAVSVTDATAGGPAPRRPRSREISSRYLSSSSSSSSTSTSYSTATTLSSSGSSSGSRRFPSPLVTPRPSTPPTLSQSAAQKRSHSVDRVRPLTPRPDPCPASAEPSAAARALCTMTRSLSVSFQGESFFYQTSHAKTASPSPARKPSPERRRVSAVAATPARAGDHSENKRPSDNHRLWPGARHRASNPLMRSLDCSLGQNDSILATVRLMQQSLVFDDGTRRASFDGADLSASSDTDSMSSGSNSAVPELRMAPRSKVAPRGISVPARFWQENNSRLRQLPDSGSLPSSSGSSPMVHRQQGLVKKLPVDCPSPSPRLAPSPLRGPIRPSSPDKHMASPSRGMVSPLRARSGRTPTSSPVSQPANAPSIISFAAEVRRAKKGENRIEEAHLLRLFDNQHLQWRFVNARASAASLWHKVTAEKHIYNVWATTSKLRDSVTFKRTKLRLLTQNLKLKSVLHEQMTYLEEWSLMHSNHSSSLSGAIDALNATTLRLPVVGGVKADIQEMKYAVGSAVEVMQAMGSSIFFLLSKVEGTSSVISEITKVAAEERLLLEKSRDLLSTVAAMHVTQCSLQSHVIQLKQKASPT from the exons ATGGTGGCCGCCATCCCGcctgccaccgccgccgcctcccGGCGCGACCCTTCGAACCGCAAGAACCCTTCTCCACCCCGCCATCGCAACGATCCCCAGAACCCCCGCCGCCCGCCGCTTGTCCCCTCGGAGAAGGACAATGCCGTCTCCGTCACCGACGCAACAGCTGGCGGCCCTGCCCCTAGGCGGCCTCGCTCCAGGGAGATCTCCTCTCGGTACCTCTCGTCgtcgtcttcctcttcttcgaCCTCCACCTCCTACTCCACCGCCACCACCTTATCTTCTTCCGGCTCTTCCTCCGGCTCCCGACGCTTCCCGTCGCCTCTCGTGACGCCACGGCCATCGACGCCGCCGACATTGTCCCAATCTGCGGCCCAAAAGCGATCCCACTCCGTCGATCGTGTCCGGCCTTTGACGCCACGCCCCGATCCCTGCCCCGCCTCGGCTGAACCGTCTGCGGCAGCTCGAGCACTCTGCACCATGACTCGGAGTCTCTCGGTCTCGTTCCAGGGCGAATCCTTCTTCTACCAGACCAGCCACGCCAAGACCGCCTCCCCTAGCCCAGCTCGGAAGCCTAGCCCTGAGCGACGGCGAGTTAGTGCGGTGGCTGCAACACCAGCGAGGGCTGGAGATCACTCGGAGAACAAGAGGCCCTCGGACAATCACCGCCTGTGGCCTGGAGCGAGACATCGAGCGTCGAATCCGTTGATGAGGAGCTTGGATTGCTCCTTGGGGCAGAACGACTCGATCTTGGCCACCGTCCGGTTGATGCAACAGTCACTGGTGTTCGACGATGGCACACGGAGGGCGTCGTTTGATGGGGCCGATCTCTCCGCTTCCTCTGACACTGATAGCATGTCATCAGGGAGCAATTCGGCGGTTCCGGAGCTCCGCATGGCCCCAAGGTCAAAGGTCGCTCCTCGAGGAATCAGTGTGCCGGCGAGATTTTGGCAGGAGAACAATAGCCGGCTGCGCCAGTTGCCAGACTCGGGATCGCTGCCATCTTCTTCAGGTTCAAGTCCCATGGTCCACCGGCAGCAGGGCTTGGTGAAGAAATTACCGGTTGACTGCCCGTCACCGTCTCCAAGGTTGGCTCCTTCGCCACTCCGTGGACCCATCAGACCATCTTCACCTGATAAGCACATGGCTTCTCCATCAAGGGGAATGGTTAGTCCTTTGAGGGCAAGGAGTGGTAGGACCCCGACTTCATCTCCAGTTAGTCAGCCAGCCAATGCACCTTCAATTATAAGCTTTGCTGCTGAAGTGAGGAGGGCGAAAAAAGGAGAGAATCGAATTGAAGAGGCACACCTACTGAGGCTGTTCGATAACCAACACTTGCAATGGCGGTTTGTAAATGCAAGGGCCAGTGCAGCATCGCTGTGGCATAAGGTGACTGCAGAG aaacatatatataatgtatgGGCTACAACCTCAAAATTGCGTGATTCTGTCACTTTTAAGAGGACCAAGTTACGACTTCTTACGCAAAATCTGAAGCTAAAATCTGTTCTTCATGAGCAA ATGACCTATCTGGAGGAGTGGTCTCTCATGCATAGCAACCATTCAAGCTCATTATCTGGAGCTATTGATGCATTAAATGCTACAACTCTCCGTCTTCCTGTTGTTGGTGGAGTAAAG GCAGACATCCAGGAAATGAAATATGCTGTTGGGTCAGCCGTAGAAGTGATGCAGGCAATGGGATCCTCAATATTCTTTCTTTTGTCAAAG GTAGAAGGGACAAGTTCTGTGATTTCTGAAATTACTAAAGTGGCTGCGGAAGAGCGTTTGTTACTTGAAAAATCCAGAGATCTCTTGTCCACAGTTGCAGCTATGCAT GTGACACAATGTAGCCTACAAAGTCATGTGATACAACTAAAACAAAAGGCCAGCCCAACATAA
- the LOC135582928 gene encoding QWRF motif-containing protein 2-like isoform X1, with translation MTPRSSASLSLLSGSSLLEEFESGGVTPFCWWKWRRDGEPEIEVAPARSMVAAIPPATAAASRRDPSNRKNPSPPRHRNDPQNPRRPPLVPSEKDNAVSVTDATAGGPAPRRPRSREISSRYLSSSSSSSSTSTSYSTATTLSSSGSSSGSRRFPSPLVTPRPSTPPTLSQSAAQKRSHSVDRVRPLTPRPDPCPASAEPSAAARALCTMTRSLSVSFQGESFFYQTSHAKTASPSPARKPSPERRRVSAVAATPARAGDHSENKRPSDNHRLWPGARHRASNPLMRSLDCSLGQNDSILATVRLMQQSLVFDDGTRRASFDGADLSASSDTDSMSSGSNSAVPELRMAPRSKVAPRGISVPARFWQENNSRLRQLPDSGSLPSSSGSSPMVHRQQGLVKKLPVDCPSPSPRLAPSPLRGPIRPSSPDKHMASPSRGMVSPLRARSGRTPTSSPVSQPANAPSIISFAAEVRRAKKGENRIEEAHLLRLFDNQHLQWRFVNARASAASLWHKVTAEKHIYNVWATTSKLRDSVTFKRTKLRLLTQNLKLKSVLHEQMTYLEEWSLMHSNHSSSLSGAIDALNATTLRLPVVGGVKADIQEMKYAVGSAVEVMQAMGSSIFFLLSKVEGTSSVISEITKVAAEERLLLEKSRDLLSTVAAMHVTQCSLQSHVIQLKQKASPT, from the exons ATGACTCCTCGATCTTCTGCTTCACTCTCTCTTCTCTCAGGGAGTTCGCTGCTGGAGGAGTTCGAGTCCGGTGGTGTGACCCCTTTCTGCTGGTGGAAGTGGAGAAGGGACGGTGAGCCCGAGATCGAGGTAGCTCCGGCGAGATCCATGGTGGCCGCCATCCCGcctgccaccgccgccgcctcccGGCGCGACCCTTCGAACCGCAAGAACCCTTCTCCACCCCGCCATCGCAACGATCCCCAGAACCCCCGCCGCCCGCCGCTTGTCCCCTCGGAGAAGGACAATGCCGTCTCCGTCACCGACGCAACAGCTGGCGGCCCTGCCCCTAGGCGGCCTCGCTCCAGGGAGATCTCCTCTCGGTACCTCTCGTCgtcgtcttcctcttcttcgaCCTCCACCTCCTACTCCACCGCCACCACCTTATCTTCTTCCGGCTCTTCCTCCGGCTCCCGACGCTTCCCGTCGCCTCTCGTGACGCCACGGCCATCGACGCCGCCGACATTGTCCCAATCTGCGGCCCAAAAGCGATCCCACTCCGTCGATCGTGTCCGGCCTTTGACGCCACGCCCCGATCCCTGCCCCGCCTCGGCTGAACCGTCTGCGGCAGCTCGAGCACTCTGCACCATGACTCGGAGTCTCTCGGTCTCGTTCCAGGGCGAATCCTTCTTCTACCAGACCAGCCACGCCAAGACCGCCTCCCCTAGCCCAGCTCGGAAGCCTAGCCCTGAGCGACGGCGAGTTAGTGCGGTGGCTGCAACACCAGCGAGGGCTGGAGATCACTCGGAGAACAAGAGGCCCTCGGACAATCACCGCCTGTGGCCTGGAGCGAGACATCGAGCGTCGAATCCGTTGATGAGGAGCTTGGATTGCTCCTTGGGGCAGAACGACTCGATCTTGGCCACCGTCCGGTTGATGCAACAGTCACTGGTGTTCGACGATGGCACACGGAGGGCGTCGTTTGATGGGGCCGATCTCTCCGCTTCCTCTGACACTGATAGCATGTCATCAGGGAGCAATTCGGCGGTTCCGGAGCTCCGCATGGCCCCAAGGTCAAAGGTCGCTCCTCGAGGAATCAGTGTGCCGGCGAGATTTTGGCAGGAGAACAATAGCCGGCTGCGCCAGTTGCCAGACTCGGGATCGCTGCCATCTTCTTCAGGTTCAAGTCCCATGGTCCACCGGCAGCAGGGCTTGGTGAAGAAATTACCGGTTGACTGCCCGTCACCGTCTCCAAGGTTGGCTCCTTCGCCACTCCGTGGACCCATCAGACCATCTTCACCTGATAAGCACATGGCTTCTCCATCAAGGGGAATGGTTAGTCCTTTGAGGGCAAGGAGTGGTAGGACCCCGACTTCATCTCCAGTTAGTCAGCCAGCCAATGCACCTTCAATTATAAGCTTTGCTGCTGAAGTGAGGAGGGCGAAAAAAGGAGAGAATCGAATTGAAGAGGCACACCTACTGAGGCTGTTCGATAACCAACACTTGCAATGGCGGTTTGTAAATGCAAGGGCCAGTGCAGCATCGCTGTGGCATAAGGTGACTGCAGAG aaacatatatataatgtatgGGCTACAACCTCAAAATTGCGTGATTCTGTCACTTTTAAGAGGACCAAGTTACGACTTCTTACGCAAAATCTGAAGCTAAAATCTGTTCTTCATGAGCAA ATGACCTATCTGGAGGAGTGGTCTCTCATGCATAGCAACCATTCAAGCTCATTATCTGGAGCTATTGATGCATTAAATGCTACAACTCTCCGTCTTCCTGTTGTTGGTGGAGTAAAG GCAGACATCCAGGAAATGAAATATGCTGTTGGGTCAGCCGTAGAAGTGATGCAGGCAATGGGATCCTCAATATTCTTTCTTTTGTCAAAG GTAGAAGGGACAAGTTCTGTGATTTCTGAAATTACTAAAGTGGCTGCGGAAGAGCGTTTGTTACTTGAAAAATCCAGAGATCTCTTGTCCACAGTTGCAGCTATGCAT GTGACACAATGTAGCCTACAAAGTCATGTGATACAACTAAAACAAAAGGCCAGCCCAACATAA
- the LOC135582928 gene encoding protein SNOWY COTYLEDON 3-like isoform X3 yields MTPRSSASLSLLSGSSLLEEFESGGVTPFCWWKWRRDGEPEIEVAPARSMVAAIPPATAAASRRDPSNRKNPSPPRHRNDPQNPRRPPLVPSEKDNAVSVTDATAGGPAPRRPRSREISSRYLSSSSSSSSTSTSYSTATTLSSSGSSSGSRRFPSPLVTPRPSTPPTLSQSAAQKRSHSVDRVRPLTPRPDPCPASAEPSAAARALCTMTRSLSVSFQGESFFYQTSHAKTASPSPARKPSPERRRVSAVAATPARAGDHSENKRPSDNHRLWPGARHRASNPLMRSLDCSLGQNDSILATVRLMQQSLVFDDGTRRASFDGADLSASSDTDSMSSGSNSAVPELRMAPRSKVAPRGISVPARFWQENNSRLRQLPDSGSLPSSSGSSPMVHRQQGLVKKLPVDCPSPSPRLAPSPLRGPIRPSSPDKHMASPSRGMVSPLRARSGRTPTSSPVSQPANAPSIISFAAEVRRAKKGENRIEEAHLLRLFDNQHLQWRFVNARASAASLWHKVTAEKHIYNVWATTSKLRDSVTFKRTKLRLLTQNLKLKSVLHEQIFHWDWKLATREENII; encoded by the exons ATGACTCCTCGATCTTCTGCTTCACTCTCTCTTCTCTCAGGGAGTTCGCTGCTGGAGGAGTTCGAGTCCGGTGGTGTGACCCCTTTCTGCTGGTGGAAGTGGAGAAGGGACGGTGAGCCCGAGATCGAGGTAGCTCCGGCGAGATCCATGGTGGCCGCCATCCCGcctgccaccgccgccgcctcccGGCGCGACCCTTCGAACCGCAAGAACCCTTCTCCACCCCGCCATCGCAACGATCCCCAGAACCCCCGCCGCCCGCCGCTTGTCCCCTCGGAGAAGGACAATGCCGTCTCCGTCACCGACGCAACAGCTGGCGGCCCTGCCCCTAGGCGGCCTCGCTCCAGGGAGATCTCCTCTCGGTACCTCTCGTCgtcgtcttcctcttcttcgaCCTCCACCTCCTACTCCACCGCCACCACCTTATCTTCTTCCGGCTCTTCCTCCGGCTCCCGACGCTTCCCGTCGCCTCTCGTGACGCCACGGCCATCGACGCCGCCGACATTGTCCCAATCTGCGGCCCAAAAGCGATCCCACTCCGTCGATCGTGTCCGGCCTTTGACGCCACGCCCCGATCCCTGCCCCGCCTCGGCTGAACCGTCTGCGGCAGCTCGAGCACTCTGCACCATGACTCGGAGTCTCTCGGTCTCGTTCCAGGGCGAATCCTTCTTCTACCAGACCAGCCACGCCAAGACCGCCTCCCCTAGCCCAGCTCGGAAGCCTAGCCCTGAGCGACGGCGAGTTAGTGCGGTGGCTGCAACACCAGCGAGGGCTGGAGATCACTCGGAGAACAAGAGGCCCTCGGACAATCACCGCCTGTGGCCTGGAGCGAGACATCGAGCGTCGAATCCGTTGATGAGGAGCTTGGATTGCTCCTTGGGGCAGAACGACTCGATCTTGGCCACCGTCCGGTTGATGCAACAGTCACTGGTGTTCGACGATGGCACACGGAGGGCGTCGTTTGATGGGGCCGATCTCTCCGCTTCCTCTGACACTGATAGCATGTCATCAGGGAGCAATTCGGCGGTTCCGGAGCTCCGCATGGCCCCAAGGTCAAAGGTCGCTCCTCGAGGAATCAGTGTGCCGGCGAGATTTTGGCAGGAGAACAATAGCCGGCTGCGCCAGTTGCCAGACTCGGGATCGCTGCCATCTTCTTCAGGTTCAAGTCCCATGGTCCACCGGCAGCAGGGCTTGGTGAAGAAATTACCGGTTGACTGCCCGTCACCGTCTCCAAGGTTGGCTCCTTCGCCACTCCGTGGACCCATCAGACCATCTTCACCTGATAAGCACATGGCTTCTCCATCAAGGGGAATGGTTAGTCCTTTGAGGGCAAGGAGTGGTAGGACCCCGACTTCATCTCCAGTTAGTCAGCCAGCCAATGCACCTTCAATTATAAGCTTTGCTGCTGAAGTGAGGAGGGCGAAAAAAGGAGAGAATCGAATTGAAGAGGCACACCTACTGAGGCTGTTCGATAACCAACACTTGCAATGGCGGTTTGTAAATGCAAGGGCCAGTGCAGCATCGCTGTGGCATAAGGTGACTGCAGAG aaacatatatataatgtatgGGCTACAACCTCAAAATTGCGTGATTCTGTCACTTTTAAGAGGACCAAGTTACGACTTCTTACGCAAAATCTGAAGCTAAAATCTGTTCTTCATGAGCAA ATTTTCCACTGGGATTGGAAACTTGCGACAAGAGAAGAAAACATCATTTGA
- the LOC104000714 gene encoding scarecrow-like protein 32 → MMQFTRSAPPLTSIHPSGLGPCLDDDASKHSLHRSWPWPGLLTSSKSLGRLNTASCMEQLLVHCANAIESNDATLAQQILWVLNNIAPPDGDSNQRLTSAFLRALIARASKTGSCKMLTAVAARADADLAIHLHRFSAIDLASFIDLTPWHRFGYAAANSAIVEAVEGLPVVHIVDLSTTHCMQVPTLIDLLANRPEGPPFIRLTVPTFTTTATPPLLDMSYDELGSRLVNFARSRNVAMEFIMIPSDPIDAFDSLIEQLRVQRLVSEGEAVIVNCQMLPHYIPEETVGAIVSTMNVNSPILSLRTMFLKALRSLEPTLVTLVDEDADFTACDVVGRLRSAFNYLWIPYDAVDTFLPKGSEQRRWYEAGLCWKIENVVAQEGLQRVERLEPKGRWGQRMRAAGFRSVRFTEEAAGEVKSMLGEHAAGWGLKREDEDLMLTWKGHNVVFASAWMPS, encoded by the coding sequence ATGATGCAATTCACTAGAAGTGCACCTCCGCTTACTTCTATCCACCCCAGTGGGCTAGGCCCGTGCTTGGACGACGACGCATCGAAGCACTCCTTACACCGTTCGTGGCCGTGGCCTGGCCTCCTGACCTCCTCCAAGTCCCTTGGCCGCCTCAACACCGCCAGCTGCATGGAGCAACTGCTCGTCCACTGTGCCAACGCCATCGAAAGCAACGATGCCACCCTCGCCCAGCAGATCTTGTGGGTTCTCAATAACATCGCTCCCCCTGACGGCGACTCCAACCAGCGCCTCACGTCTGCCTTCCTCCGAGCTCTTATCGCTCGAGCATCGAAGACTGGCTCCTGCAAGATGCTCACCGCTGTTGCGGCCCGTGCCGATGCCGACCTCGCCATCCACCTCCATCGCTTTTCCGCCATCGACCTCGCTAGCTTCATCGATCTAACTCCCTGGCACCGTTTCGGCTATGCTGCGGCGAACTCTGCCATCGTGGAGGCTGTGGAGGGGCTGCCCGTGGTCCATATCGTTGATCTCAGCACCACGCATTGCATGCAGGTGCCAACACTTATTGACCTGCTAGCCAATCGCCCCGAAGGCCCGCCGTTCATACGGCTGACCGTCCCAACCTTCACGACAACTGCGACGCCGCCGTTGCTGGACATGTCGTACGATGAACTCGGGTCGAGGCTGGTCAATTTCGCGCGTTCTAGGAACGTAGCTATGGAGTTCATAATGATCCCTTCTGATCCCATCGATGCATTTGATTCATTGATCGAGCAATTAAGAGTTCAACGACTAGTCTCTGAAGGCGAGGCCGTGATCGTGAACTGTCAGATGCTGCCGCACTACATCCCGGAGGAGACAGTCGGAGCGATCGTCTCCACCATGAACGTAAACTCACCCATCCTCTCCCTCCGAACAATGTTCCTCAAGGCTCTACGAAGTCTGGAGCCTACACTGGTCACACTGGTGGATGAGGACGCCGACTTCACGGCGTGCGACGTGGTCGGGAGGCTGCGGTCGGCGTTCAACTACCTGTGGATACCATATGACGCGGTGGACACGTTCCTCCCCAAGGGGAGCGAGCAGAGGAGGTGGTACGAGGCCGGGCTGTGCTGGAAGATCGAGAACGTGGTCGCGCAGGAGGGTCTCCAGAGAGTGGAGCGGCTGGAACCGAAGGGGAGATGGGGGCAAAGGATGAGAGCGGCGGGGTTCCGGTCGGTGCGGTTCACGGAGGAGGCAGCAGGGGAGGTGAAGAGCATGCTGGGTGAGCACGCGGCCGGGTGGGGGTTGAAGAGGGAAGACGAAGATTTGATGCTCACTTGGAAAGGGCACAATGTGGTGTTTGCCTCAGCTTGGATGCCATCTTGA
- the LOC135624631 gene encoding small ribosomal subunit protein uS14, whose protein sequence is MGHSNVWNSHPKNYGPGSRVCRVCGNPHGLIRKYGLMCCRQCFRSNAKEIGFIKYR, encoded by the exons ATGGGGCACTCGAACGTCTGGAACTCGCATCCGAAGAACTACGGACCGGGATCCCGAGTTTG CCGAGTTTGTGGGAACCCGCATGGACTGATTAGGAAGTATGGACTTATGTGTTGCAGACAGTGCTTCCGCAGCAATGCCAAGGAAATTGGCTTCATCAAG TACCGCTAA
- the LOC104000712 gene encoding peroxidase 50 — translation MAHAKLVLIAAAAVLVLCQIPRFANAQLRQNYYANICPNVESIVRDAVTAKFRQTFVTVPATLRLFFHDCFVEGCDASVIVASTGNNTAEKDHPDNISLAGDGFDTVIKAKAAIDAVAQCRNRVSCADILAIAARDVIALAGGPSYAVELGRMDGLTSTAASVTGKLPQPGFNLNQLTSLFAANGLSQSDMIALSAAHTLGFSHCSSFASRIYDFSQQKPVDPTLNRAYAAQLQAMCPRDVDPRVAVNMDPVTPRAFDNQYYKNLQQGMGLFTSDQVVFTDARTRPVVDSWAQSVAAFDRAFVAAITKLGRVGVKTGANGNIRRDCALFN, via the exons ATGGCACACGCTAAGTTAGTCCTCATAGCAGCGGCTGCGGTCCTTGTTCTCTGCCAAATTCCTCGCTTCGCCAATGCTCAGCTGCGGCAGAACTACTACGCCAACATCTGCCCCAACGTCGAGAGCATCGTGCGCGACGCCGTCACCGCCAAGTTCAGACAGACCTTCGTCACCGTCCCTGCCACCCTCCGCCTCTTCTTCCATGACTGCTTCGTCGAG GGTTGTGACGCGTCGGTGATAGTGGCGTCTACGGGGAATAACACGGCTGAGAAGGACCACCCTGACAACATCTCCCTCGCCGGGGATGGATTCGACACGGTCATCAAAGCCAAAGCGGCCATCGACGCGGTGGCTCAGTGCCGGAATAGGGTGTCGTGCGCTGACATCCTTGCCATCGCGGCTCGAGATGTTATAGCTCTG GCCGGCGGGCCGTCGTACGCTGTGGAATTGGGAAGAATGGATGGGTTGACGTCGACGGCGGCAAGCGTGACCGGGAAGTTACCGCAGCCCGGCTTCAACCTCAACCAGCTTACCTCTTTGTTTGCGGCAAACGGCCTCTCGCAGTCGGATATGATCGCTCTGTCAG CGGCACACACGCTCGGGTTCTCCCACTGCAGCAGTTTCGCCAGCCGCATCTACGACTTCAGCCAGCAGAAACCAGTGGATCCGACTCTGAACAGGGCGTACGCGGCTCAGCTCCAGGCCATGTGCCCCAGAGACGTGGACCCGCGGGTGGCCGTCAACATGGACCCCGTCACGCCGCGAGCGTTCGACAACCAGTACTACAAGAACCTGCAGCAGGGCATGGGGCTTTTCACCTCGGACCAGGTGGTCTTCACCGACGCCCGGACCCGCCCGGTGGTGGACTCGTGGGCGCAGAGCGTTGCGGCCTTCGACCGGGCGTTCGTGGCTGCCATCACCAAGCTCGGCCGTGTCGGCGTCAAGACCGGAGCCAACGGCAACATCCGCCGCGACTGTGCTCTCTTCAATTGA
- the LOC135624633 gene encoding uncharacterized protein LOC135624633, producing the protein MGRYMNQYDKEYLKMAIMKQEATFRQQVHELHHLYHVQQLLMREMNNTNKTDAHNRTPDLKLPAGEFSGKKDRNVSTTVEAYRESDLELTLATGSSARGKRKETSSTSDSGSSFSSSSTQSGGTKRSSNGSGQCPVRDMRFQHGIEERMREDGIKQPPWFSRCLSLNMA; encoded by the exons ATGGGGAGATACATGAATCAGTATGACAAAGAGTACTTGAAGATGGCCATCATGAAGCAGGAAGCCACCTTCAGACAACag GTGCATGAACTCCACCATTTGTACCATGTTCAGCAGCTGCTGATGAGGGAGATGAACAACACCAACAAGACGGATGCGCATAACCGGACACCTGATCTGAAGCTGCCGGCAGGGGAATTCAGTGGGAAGAAAGATAGAAACGTGAGTACGACGGTGGAGGCTTACCGAGAGAGCGACTTGGAGCTGACGCTTGCAACTGGAAGCAGCGCCCGAGGAAAAAGGAAAGAGACATCATCGACTTCAGATTCTGGATCAAGCTTTTCTTCATCCTCGacgcagtctggtggtaccaaacGAAGCAGCAACGGATCTGGGCAGTGTCCGGTCCGGGATATGAGATTCCAACATGGGATCGAGGAACGAATGAGGGAGGATGGGATAAAGCAGCCTCCTTGGTTCTCTCGATGCTTGAGCCTCAACATGGCATGA